DNA from Nitrospirota bacterium:
CGAGCACCGAAGGGTGCGTGGCAATCTTATCGTAAAGTCTTGAGATTGCTTCACTTTGTTCGCAATGACAGCTTTCTAACTCTGTTCTTGTGAAGCCTTAAGGATTTCATGATGACCAGGATTAAGAGAGTTGGATTTTTATTTTTTTCTCTGAATTTCCTTTTATTCCTTGTTAGCACAGAGCTTTTTGCTCAACAAAATCCTCAAAAATATTTTTATGATAACTTAGGCCGTTTGCAGGCTGTTGTGGATGGCCAGGGCAATACGGCGATTTACAATTACGATCAGGTTGGGAATCTTCTCTCTATTACAAATTCTCTCGTTTCCGCAACAGGTGTTTCGATTTCTTATTTCAATCCCGTGCAGGGTGGAGTGGGTGTAACCGTAGATATCTATGGATCAGGATTCAGTACAACTCCAAACAACAATATCGTCACCTTTAATGGAACTTCGGCTTCGGTCTTAAGTTCGACCAATACCCATATTGTCACCTCAGTTCCGTCCGGTGCCACAACGGGGAAAATTCATATAAGCAATTCAAACGGTTCCACGACGAGTGCTAACGCGTTCGTCATTTCCCAAGGAGTTTCTGTTTCAATAAACCCGCCGTATTATACTTTAGCTGTTGGCGGTACCCTTCAATTTCAAGCCACCGTTACGGGAACAGTCAACACAAGGGTGCTATGGAGTATAGAAGGTCCAGGAAGTATTTCCTCGGATGGACTGTATGCGACATCTGTATCAATTACCCAATCTGCGAAAATTTTAGTGCATGCCAGGAGCGTTGTCGATTTTAATCAAGTGGCAACCGCGATTATCGAGCTGGTCCCATTTGGCACGATGGGGCCATATCTGTCCCCTCCTTTGAGTGTAGCGATTGCGCAGCCTCCGGTTGGTTCTACTCCTGACCTGTTTCTTTCGTCTCCTTTGAGTGTAGCGATTGCGCAGCCTCCGGTTGGTTCTACCCCTGATCTGTTTCTTTCGTCTCCTTTGAGTGTAGCGATTGCGCAGTCTTCGTTAAGCGCTCCGCCTGAGTTATTTCTTTCAACCCCATTGAGTGTTAGCTTAACACCGTTAATTAATTCAATTTCTCCGATGTCCGCTCCGGCAGGAAGTGCAAATTTAACTATTACGATAACCGGAACAGGTTTATCAGGTGCAACAGATGTTTCATTTTTACTAAATGGCGCTGTTGATTCTAATTTAACTAGCTCGAATATCCTCGTCGATTCGTCGGGATCATCGTTGACAGTCGTCGTGAAGATCTCAAACTCAGCGACTTCGGGGTATAGAATTGTGCAAATAAGCACTCCAAATGGAAATTCCCCCGCAACTGTCTTAAATGGAAATATTTTTACGGTAAATTGAAATAAAGGAGATTAAACATGGAAACACGATCGAATACTAAAATGAGAACTTTCTTATTAATAACATGTGTATTGTCGTTCTTAATCTGGCTAGCATTCTATTTTCCAAGATTTGCCAATGCGTCACCATTCAATAGTGGGAGTACCGGGGCAGACGGTGCATTTGCGCCAACCTCCAGTATGACCCTGACCGTTCCACCAAGTGGGACTTTTAATTTTACCTCTATAAATATTCCGGTCGGAGTCACAATAAATTTTGCACCAAATGTTACAAATACTCCTGTAACCATTTTGGCCACAGGAAATGTAATAATTGACGGGACTCTTAACCTAAATGGACAAGATGGGATGTCTGTTAATCCAGCCAATGTCACATTTACAGCATTGGGAGGCATCGGAGGGCCAGGTGGTTATATGGGTGGAGCAGGCGGAATTGCTGCCTTATTTAATGATGGTTCACATATTATCGATGCGGGTGATGGTGAGGGATCCGGAGGAGGAATAAATAGAGGCTATTGGAATGGAATTCCTTCTCGTATATTTGCCTACAACGGACAGTTTACTAGTAATTCAATCTTACTCCCCTTAATTGGCGGTTCGGGAGGTGCAGGCGGCTCCGCCTTTACCGGAATATCTTTCAATTGCGGTGCGAATGGATGTAATGGAGGTGGCGGTGGAGGTGGGGGCGGCGCTCTTTTACTAGCATCGACAGAGACCATCACAATAAACGGATTTATCACCGCTAATGGCGGAGCCGGCGGAATCGGTTATTTGCTTGATCAAGGCAATAATGTTATTACAGGAAGCGGAGCGGGAAGTGGCGGGGCAATTCGTTTGGTTGCCAATACCTTAACCGGATCAGGAATGCTCAATGCTGTGGGAGGGTCTAGCCAAGTCGCTATTAATATCTCATCCGGATTTACTTCTGGTGGACCTGGCAAGATTCGTCTGGAGGCCAATGTTTTCTCCTTTACAGGAATAGTAAATCCCGCTTTATCATTAGGTTATGGCAACCTTACAATTTCTTTACCTGGAATTGTTAATTTTACTTCAATTCCAATGTTAGCTATTACCTCGGTAGGCGGAGCCACTGTTCCTGCCAATCCAACCGCTTCGTTCACCACTCCGGATATAACACTGCCAGCTTCTACGACGAATCCTGTTTCCGTTACTGTTGCTGCTACAAATATTCCGGTTGGAACAACCATCAGTATAACTACCTACCCACGAAATGGACCGCAAACTTCTACCAGCGCGACTCTTGCCGGAACAGCTGCAAGCTCCTCTGGCACCGCAAATATTTCCATTTCACAAAACCTGCCCAATGTCCTTTTGGTCCAAGCGACATTTTCAGTTGCGCTTGCCGCTAATGATTTTCCAACTTATGCCGAGGGGGAAAAGGTTGAGAAAATAAGAGTAGCAAGCAGTTACGGTGGAGTATCAAAGGTTACCTTGATTACGGCTTCGGGAAAAGAGATTCCCTTAGAAAAGGTGAGAAACAATTAAATAAAATTTTCAAAGAAAAATTATAATCTCATGTTGCAAATGTTTTTCTGCATATGCAGAGTTGATGTCCAACTTTTTTAGTTATCGTAAGGCGAGAAGATTAAATGGCTCAAAAGCGTAAAATAGTCCATATTACCTTCTTAATTGGCCTATTGACGATTTCAGTTATTTTTACAATATCCAAACTATTTTCTGCCACTCCTTCATTAACCATCGTTTCCGTCGGTAACGAACCCCGTGGAGGGGCCTATAACCCCTCGACCGGCAAAGGAGTGGAGTCAAACCACAACAGCAATACCATAACCATTATCAACGCGACCAACTTTACCGTAACCAATGTCACGGTCGGTTCTCATCCCTACGGCGTCGCTATCAATAACAGCACAAACAAAGCCTATATCGCCAACGAACAATCCGATACGGTCAGTGTCATTACCCTCTCCAATAATACGGTATCAGCAACAATTTCTGTTGGAAACAACCCGAGAGGGATTGCTGTCAACGCGACTACCGATGTGGGAGTCGTTGCCAACTCCAAAGCGGATACGATCTCTATCTTAAATCTTGCCAATAATAGTGTCACGGCGACCGTCGCTGTAGGAACCGATCCGGAAGGGGTGGTGATTAATCCCTCGAATAATAGCGCTTATGTTACCAATTACGGCTCCAATACGGTATCGGTCATCAATCTGGTCAATAATACCGTATCCGCTACGATTCCAGTCGGAACCGGACCATTAGGGATTGATATCAATACCACGATTTCACGAATTATGGTCGCCAACCACTTTTCCAACACCGTGAGCGTGATAAATCCGTCTACAAACGCCGTTTCAGCCACAATCAATGTCGGTCTGGCTCCATTTGGAGTAGCTATTAACTCCAGCACCGGCCTGGCCTATGTATCCAATGAATATTCCGACTCGGTCTCGGTAATTAATATGTCAACTAATGCGATCACCGC
Protein-coding regions in this window:
- a CDS encoding IPT/TIG domain-containing protein — translated: MMTRIKRVGFLFFSLNFLLFLVSTELFAQQNPQKYFYDNLGRLQAVVDGQGNTAIYNYDQVGNLLSITNSLVSATGVSISYFNPVQGGVGVTVDIYGSGFSTTPNNNIVTFNGTSASVLSSTNTHIVTSVPSGATTGKIHISNSNGSTTSANAFVISQGVSVSINPPYYTLAVGGTLQFQATVTGTVNTRVLWSIEGPGSISSDGLYATSVSITQSAKILVHARSVVDFNQVATAIIELVPFGTMGPYLSPPLSVAIAQPPVGSTPDLFLSSPLSVAIAQPPVGSTPDLFLSSPLSVAIAQSSLSAPPELFLSTPLSVSLTPLINSISPMSAPAGSANLTITITGTGLSGATDVSFLLNGAVDSNLTSSNILVDSSGSSLTVVVKISNSATSGYRIVQISTPNGNSPATVLNGNIFTVN